In Bactrocera oleae isolate idBacOlea1 chromosome 5, idBacOlea1, whole genome shotgun sequence, a genomic segment contains:
- the Usp16-45 gene encoding ubiquitin carboxyl-terminal hydrolase 16/45 isoform X1 yields the protein MFLEQTKNYYLVMVKKKRQSDVHDDGSSTDSSEGALQNPTSGVGVCQHVKKSVDPTKLRKVLKASGLVADCMQCSKQGATSPAAEVKESILDDSLSGFEYDTTLWLCLKCGSQLCGRSRNQHALQHYKTPHSDSHALTMNTRTFEIWCYDCDNEVKSNSRKNLLECVEMVKKAAQKPIPIASPTENTPLNNIEGKILSTWESLRPLVETHAVNAANKPIPLPPPPPPPIPGMAKRITDPAMLSAPVVTNRQANTNDLQSIEILPRVRGLTNLGNTCFFNAVMQCLAQTPYLLDVLKELSEPGEEFTLPGGTFKFKDDEDVHLPMIKGTLSSWGGLTAALAQALEELQSSGGVFTPSKLFDKLCIKCPQFRGGDQHDSHELLRHLLESVRSEDLKRYQRVILTNLGYKDQDINSVSEEMRQKCKIYGNQAADRILRPEQVFRGFLVSTLTCQDCYNVSSRHEYFLDMSLPVSVEKPQPPFRRKTSPDNSPNTSSFYLNTPPAGPSKAQLKKEKEKERKAKRAAKHHENKLKQKAILENTTGAANEVAETTAIEMGCARREDGAAFSSSASSSEQSDADIEDNLLDDNTATKTARTAGINSYDSNGNKQLPRTGKSEKRDDSPENMDKDSLDEDENDSGIANSPANTGSNFLPCSETNGGSVGGDAHAVTANNSLLAVGLSEKGATMMRQLSLTDAANAVSAAGIFVNGEMKDEAALAAQLEQLKLSEQKAARMKAKRVRTQSHSDWSTTIAPRYQCEDGECSVQSCLNNFTGVELMTGNNKVGCENCTKRINGSDPKAKTVNTNATKQFLISSPPAVLILHLKRFQLGPRCIFRKLTRVVSFPMVLDIAPFCGSKVKNLPNIDRKQKKLLYALYGIVEHSGGMYGGHYTAYVKVRPKLSRDDKRWKFLPQGSKAELDQDDEQRKKLEELLAKEKARELRMKAANDSDDFSNSSDCSSTTTSTSDTDELPDTPADTGGAYGGDDEARDVQVPMGKWYYVSDSRVQEVNEEAVLRAQAYLLFYERIY from the exons ATGTTTTTAGAGCAAAcc aaaaactattatttagTTATGGTTAAGAAGAAACGTCAATCCGATGTGCATGATGATGGTTCATCGACAGATTCATCTGAAGGCGCACTGCAGAATCCTACATCAGGCGTTGGAGTTTGTCAGCATGTGAAAAAATCTGTTGATCCTACAAAATTGCGCAAAGTACTAAAGGCAAGTGGTCTTGTCGCGGATTGCATGCAATGCTCCAAACAAGGCGCTACTTCACCTGCTGCGGAGGTTAAGGAGTCAATTCTGGATGATTCGCTAAGCGGCTTCGAGTATGACACCACACTCTGGCTATGTCTTAAGTGTGGTTCCCAGCTTTGCGGACGGTCAAGGAATCAGCATGCTTTACAGCATTACAAA ACACCTCACTCCGACTCACATGCGCTCACCATGAACACCCGTACGTTTGAAATATGGTGTTACGATTGCGATAACGAGGTTAAATCAAATTCACGTAAAAATCTATTGGAGTGTGTCGAAATGGTAAAAAAGGCTGCGCAAAAACCAATACCCATTGCATCACCCACGGAAAACACACCACTTAATAACATAGAAGGAAAGATACTGTCGACTTGGGAATCTTTACGTCCATTAGTTGAGACTCATGCGGTGAATGCAGCAAATAAACCAATACCGCTGCCGCCGCCACCACCGCCACCTATACCTGGTATGGCAAAGCGAATAACAGATCCAGCCATGCTATCCGCACCTGTAGTTACCAATAGACAAGCCAACACAAATGACCTGCAATCTATAGAAATCTTGCCGCGCGTGCGTGGCTTAACAAATCTGGGCAACACTTGTTTCTTCAATGCGGTTATGCAATGTTTGGCTCAAACACCCTATCTGCTAGATGTGCTCAAGGAGCTGTCAGAGCCCGGCGAAGA ATTCACTTTACCAGGCGGTACTTTTAAATTCAAGGACGACGAGGATGTGCACTTGCCAATGATCAAAGGTACCTTGTCATCGTGGGGTGGACTTACAGCGGCACTTGCGCAGGCTTTGGAAGAGCTGCAATCAAGCG GTGGCGTTTTTACACCCAGCAAGCTTTTCGATAAGCTTTGCATAAAATGTCCACAATTTCGTGGCGGCGATCAGCACGATTCCCATGAGTTACTACGTCATTTACTTGAGAGTGTCAG ATCTGAGGACTTAAAACGCTACCAGCGTGTGATTTTAACCAATCTGGGCTACAAGGATCAAGATATCAATAGCGTATCTGAGGAAATGCGCCAGAAATGTAAAATATACGGCAATCAAGCAGCTGATCGTATACTCCGCCCCGAGCAAGTATTCCGCGGTTTTTTGGTGTCCACGCTTACTTGCCAAGATTGTTATAATGTGTCCTCACGGCATGAGTACTTCTTAGACATGTCATTGCCAGTTAGCGTTGAAAAGCCACAGCCGCCGTTCAGACGTAAAACCAGCCCCGATAATTCGCCAAACACAAGCTCATTTTACTTAAACACACCGCCTGCCGGACCCTCCAAAGCGCAACTGAAAAAGGAAAAGGAGAAAGAGCGCAAAGCAAAACGTGCCGCCAAACATCACGAAAACAAATTGAAACAGAAGGCAATATTAGAGAATACGACGGGCGCCGCTAACGAAGTTGCTGAAACAACGGCTATCGAAATGGGTTGTGCTAGGCGTGAGGACGGCGCGGCATTTTCTTCTTCGGCTTCTTCTTCTGAACAATCCGATGCTGACATTGAAGACAACCTGCTCGATGACAACACGGCCACGAAAACAGCGCGAACTGCAGGCATCAACAGTTACGACAGCAACGGCAACAAGCAATTGCCGCGCACTGGCAAATCGGAGAAACGCGACGACTCACCTGAGAATATGGACAAAGACTCACTAGATGAAGATGAAAACG ATTCAGGCATCGCCAATAGTCCCGCCAACACAGGCAGCAACTTTTTGCCCTGCTCCGAAACGAATGGCGGTAGCGTTGGCGGTGATGCGCATGCCGTAACTGCGAACAATAGCTTATTAGCAGTTGGTCTCAGCGAGAAGGGGGCCACGATGATGCGACAACTTTCCCTAACCGATGCAGCCAATGCGGTCAGCGCGGCAGGCATTTTCGTGAATGGCGAAATGAAAGATGAAGCAGCGCTTGCTGCACAACTGGAACAGCTGAAACTCAGCGAACAAAAGGCAGCGCGCATGAAGGCCAAACGCGTGCGCACTCAAAGCCACTCCGATTGGAGCACGACCATTGCACCGCGTTACCAATGCGAAGACGGCGAGTGCTCCGTACAATCATGCCTGAATAATTTCACCGGCGTTGAGTTGATGACGGGCAACAACAAGGTTGGTTGTGAAAATTGCACCAAACGCATTAATGGCAGCGATCCGAAAGCCAAGACCGTCAACACGAATGCGACCAAACAGTTTCTAATATCTAGTCCGCCAGCTGTATTAATACTACATCTGAAACGTTTCCAACTCGGGCCGCGCTGCATATTCCGCAAGCTAACACGCGTCGTCAGCTTCCCCATGGTACTGGACATAGCGCCATTCTGCGGTTCCAAGGTAAAAAATTTGCCAAATATCGATCGCAAACAAAAGAAACTCCTATACGCGCTTTACGGCATTGTCGAGCACTCGGGCGGCATGTACGGCGGTCATTACACCGCCTATGTGAAAGTGCGTCCAAAACTTTCGCGCGACGACAAGCGCTGGAAATTCTTGCCACAAGGCAGCAAAGCCGAACTCGATCAAGATGACGAGCAGCGCAAGAAACTCGAAGAGCTCTTAGCCAAAGAGAAAGCACGCGAATTGCGCATGAAGGCCGCCAACGACAGCGATGACTTCTCCAACAGCAGCGATTGCTCATCGACAACAACAAGCACTTCCGATACTGACGAGCTGCCCGACACCCCAGCAGACACAGGCGGCGCTTATGGCGGCGACGATGAGGCGCGCGATGTGCAAGTGCCCATGGGCAAATGGTATTACGTGTCCGATTCACGAGTACAAGAGGTCAACGAGGAGGCGGTGCTGCGTGCGCAAGCTTATCTGTTGTTCTACGAacgtatttattaa
- the Usp16-45 gene encoding ubiquitin carboxyl-terminal hydrolase 16/45 isoform X2, which produces MVKKKRQSDVHDDGSSTDSSEGALQNPTSGVGVCQHVKKSVDPTKLRKVLKASGLVADCMQCSKQGATSPAAEVKESILDDSLSGFEYDTTLWLCLKCGSQLCGRSRNQHALQHYKTPHSDSHALTMNTRTFEIWCYDCDNEVKSNSRKNLLECVEMVKKAAQKPIPIASPTENTPLNNIEGKILSTWESLRPLVETHAVNAANKPIPLPPPPPPPIPGMAKRITDPAMLSAPVVTNRQANTNDLQSIEILPRVRGLTNLGNTCFFNAVMQCLAQTPYLLDVLKELSEPGEEFTLPGGTFKFKDDEDVHLPMIKGTLSSWGGLTAALAQALEELQSSGGVFTPSKLFDKLCIKCPQFRGGDQHDSHELLRHLLESVRSEDLKRYQRVILTNLGYKDQDINSVSEEMRQKCKIYGNQAADRILRPEQVFRGFLVSTLTCQDCYNVSSRHEYFLDMSLPVSVEKPQPPFRRKTSPDNSPNTSSFYLNTPPAGPSKAQLKKEKEKERKAKRAAKHHENKLKQKAILENTTGAANEVAETTAIEMGCARREDGAAFSSSASSSEQSDADIEDNLLDDNTATKTARTAGINSYDSNGNKQLPRTGKSEKRDDSPENMDKDSLDEDENDSGIANSPANTGSNFLPCSETNGGSVGGDAHAVTANNSLLAVGLSEKGATMMRQLSLTDAANAVSAAGIFVNGEMKDEAALAAQLEQLKLSEQKAARMKAKRVRTQSHSDWSTTIAPRYQCEDGECSVQSCLNNFTGVELMTGNNKVGCENCTKRINGSDPKAKTVNTNATKQFLISSPPAVLILHLKRFQLGPRCIFRKLTRVVSFPMVLDIAPFCGSKVKNLPNIDRKQKKLLYALYGIVEHSGGMYGGHYTAYVKVRPKLSRDDKRWKFLPQGSKAELDQDDEQRKKLEELLAKEKARELRMKAANDSDDFSNSSDCSSTTTSTSDTDELPDTPADTGGAYGGDDEARDVQVPMGKWYYVSDSRVQEVNEEAVLRAQAYLLFYERIY; this is translated from the exons ATGGTTAAGAAGAAACGTCAATCCGATGTGCATGATGATGGTTCATCGACAGATTCATCTGAAGGCGCACTGCAGAATCCTACATCAGGCGTTGGAGTTTGTCAGCATGTGAAAAAATCTGTTGATCCTACAAAATTGCGCAAAGTACTAAAGGCAAGTGGTCTTGTCGCGGATTGCATGCAATGCTCCAAACAAGGCGCTACTTCACCTGCTGCGGAGGTTAAGGAGTCAATTCTGGATGATTCGCTAAGCGGCTTCGAGTATGACACCACACTCTGGCTATGTCTTAAGTGTGGTTCCCAGCTTTGCGGACGGTCAAGGAATCAGCATGCTTTACAGCATTACAAA ACACCTCACTCCGACTCACATGCGCTCACCATGAACACCCGTACGTTTGAAATATGGTGTTACGATTGCGATAACGAGGTTAAATCAAATTCACGTAAAAATCTATTGGAGTGTGTCGAAATGGTAAAAAAGGCTGCGCAAAAACCAATACCCATTGCATCACCCACGGAAAACACACCACTTAATAACATAGAAGGAAAGATACTGTCGACTTGGGAATCTTTACGTCCATTAGTTGAGACTCATGCGGTGAATGCAGCAAATAAACCAATACCGCTGCCGCCGCCACCACCGCCACCTATACCTGGTATGGCAAAGCGAATAACAGATCCAGCCATGCTATCCGCACCTGTAGTTACCAATAGACAAGCCAACACAAATGACCTGCAATCTATAGAAATCTTGCCGCGCGTGCGTGGCTTAACAAATCTGGGCAACACTTGTTTCTTCAATGCGGTTATGCAATGTTTGGCTCAAACACCCTATCTGCTAGATGTGCTCAAGGAGCTGTCAGAGCCCGGCGAAGA ATTCACTTTACCAGGCGGTACTTTTAAATTCAAGGACGACGAGGATGTGCACTTGCCAATGATCAAAGGTACCTTGTCATCGTGGGGTGGACTTACAGCGGCACTTGCGCAGGCTTTGGAAGAGCTGCAATCAAGCG GTGGCGTTTTTACACCCAGCAAGCTTTTCGATAAGCTTTGCATAAAATGTCCACAATTTCGTGGCGGCGATCAGCACGATTCCCATGAGTTACTACGTCATTTACTTGAGAGTGTCAG ATCTGAGGACTTAAAACGCTACCAGCGTGTGATTTTAACCAATCTGGGCTACAAGGATCAAGATATCAATAGCGTATCTGAGGAAATGCGCCAGAAATGTAAAATATACGGCAATCAAGCAGCTGATCGTATACTCCGCCCCGAGCAAGTATTCCGCGGTTTTTTGGTGTCCACGCTTACTTGCCAAGATTGTTATAATGTGTCCTCACGGCATGAGTACTTCTTAGACATGTCATTGCCAGTTAGCGTTGAAAAGCCACAGCCGCCGTTCAGACGTAAAACCAGCCCCGATAATTCGCCAAACACAAGCTCATTTTACTTAAACACACCGCCTGCCGGACCCTCCAAAGCGCAACTGAAAAAGGAAAAGGAGAAAGAGCGCAAAGCAAAACGTGCCGCCAAACATCACGAAAACAAATTGAAACAGAAGGCAATATTAGAGAATACGACGGGCGCCGCTAACGAAGTTGCTGAAACAACGGCTATCGAAATGGGTTGTGCTAGGCGTGAGGACGGCGCGGCATTTTCTTCTTCGGCTTCTTCTTCTGAACAATCCGATGCTGACATTGAAGACAACCTGCTCGATGACAACACGGCCACGAAAACAGCGCGAACTGCAGGCATCAACAGTTACGACAGCAACGGCAACAAGCAATTGCCGCGCACTGGCAAATCGGAGAAACGCGACGACTCACCTGAGAATATGGACAAAGACTCACTAGATGAAGATGAAAACG ATTCAGGCATCGCCAATAGTCCCGCCAACACAGGCAGCAACTTTTTGCCCTGCTCCGAAACGAATGGCGGTAGCGTTGGCGGTGATGCGCATGCCGTAACTGCGAACAATAGCTTATTAGCAGTTGGTCTCAGCGAGAAGGGGGCCACGATGATGCGACAACTTTCCCTAACCGATGCAGCCAATGCGGTCAGCGCGGCAGGCATTTTCGTGAATGGCGAAATGAAAGATGAAGCAGCGCTTGCTGCACAACTGGAACAGCTGAAACTCAGCGAACAAAAGGCAGCGCGCATGAAGGCCAAACGCGTGCGCACTCAAAGCCACTCCGATTGGAGCACGACCATTGCACCGCGTTACCAATGCGAAGACGGCGAGTGCTCCGTACAATCATGCCTGAATAATTTCACCGGCGTTGAGTTGATGACGGGCAACAACAAGGTTGGTTGTGAAAATTGCACCAAACGCATTAATGGCAGCGATCCGAAAGCCAAGACCGTCAACACGAATGCGACCAAACAGTTTCTAATATCTAGTCCGCCAGCTGTATTAATACTACATCTGAAACGTTTCCAACTCGGGCCGCGCTGCATATTCCGCAAGCTAACACGCGTCGTCAGCTTCCCCATGGTACTGGACATAGCGCCATTCTGCGGTTCCAAGGTAAAAAATTTGCCAAATATCGATCGCAAACAAAAGAAACTCCTATACGCGCTTTACGGCATTGTCGAGCACTCGGGCGGCATGTACGGCGGTCATTACACCGCCTATGTGAAAGTGCGTCCAAAACTTTCGCGCGACGACAAGCGCTGGAAATTCTTGCCACAAGGCAGCAAAGCCGAACTCGATCAAGATGACGAGCAGCGCAAGAAACTCGAAGAGCTCTTAGCCAAAGAGAAAGCACGCGAATTGCGCATGAAGGCCGCCAACGACAGCGATGACTTCTCCAACAGCAGCGATTGCTCATCGACAACAACAAGCACTTCCGATACTGACGAGCTGCCCGACACCCCAGCAGACACAGGCGGCGCTTATGGCGGCGACGATGAGGCGCGCGATGTGCAAGTGCCCATGGGCAAATGGTATTACGTGTCCGATTCACGAGTACAAGAGGTCAACGAGGAGGCGGTGCTGCGTGCGCAAGCTTATCTGTTGTTCTACGAacgtatttattaa